One region of Coregonus clupeaformis isolate EN_2021a chromosome 31, ASM2061545v1, whole genome shotgun sequence genomic DNA includes:
- the lhcgr gene encoding lutropin-choriogonadotropic hormone receptor isoform X2, whose product MWISLLFLLFPSVLLFFGFGCRCTSSFVCPGICRCSFNTITCNNITEKSVPMSERGPRLVLNHLSMNAIASHSFDGLRRVQHIEIGQSVALETIETLAFNNLLDLNEIFIKNTRSLVHIARRTFNNLPKLRYLSISNTGITVFPDMTSIHSLEPWNQNFVLDICDNLYLLTIPENAFVGMTTEYTAMNLFNNGIREIQDYAFNGTKINKLVLKNNRNLRVIHREAFKGAVGPRILDVSSTAIETLPSHGLDSVVELVARTAYGLKRLPPFMGLGTLEKAHLTYNSHCCALLTWDTHRDSPINAARHNGSRPAYCDHSPSEKSPGVMVDSSDTSLLVEIPGITEDVDYESYGGVDFQYPELGLYCQTRPTLQCTPEADAFNPCEDIAGFSFLRVAIWFINILAIAGNLTVLLIFFFSRCKLTVPRFLMCHLAFADFCIGVYLLMIAVVDLRTRGHYSEHAIDWQTGADCSAAGFLSVFGGELSVYTLSTITLERWHTITHALQLEKRLGLAQAAGIMAGGWLICLGMAMLPLVGVSSYSRVSMCLPMDIKTPLAQAFILLLLLFNVGAFLVVCVCYVLIYLAVRNPQLPGRSADAKIAKRMAVLIFTDLLCMAPISFFAISAAFKVPLITVTNSKILLVLFFPINSCANPFLYAIFTKAFRKDVYLLLSNMGCCESKTNMYRMKAYCSENVVKSRSGNKGTLLCTTLRMDPLPLQSQQLKDDGD is encoded by the exons ATGAACGCTATAGCCAGCCACTCCTTTGACGGTCTGAGAAGAGTCCAGCATAT AGAAATTGGTCAAAGTGTCGCCTTGGAAACCATAGAGACCCTTGCGTTCAACAACCTTCTGGACCTCAATGAAAT CTTCATTAAGAACACACGGAGCCTGGTGCACATCGCTCGAAGGACGTTCAACAACCTTCCTAAGCTGCGTTATCT GAGTATATCCAACACTGGGATAACAGTGTTCCCTGACATGACTTCTATCCATTCTCTGGAACCTTGGAACCAAAATTTTGTCTT GGATATCTGTGACAATCTCTATCTTCTGACAATACCAGAAAATGCTTTCGTTGGCATGACAACTGAATATACTGCAAT GAACCTGTTCAACAACGGCATTAGAGAAATACAAGACTATGCCTTTAATGGGACCAAGATAAATAAATT GGTTTTAAAGAATAACCGAAACCTCAGAGTGATCCATAGGGAAGCTTTTAAAGGAGCGGTGGGCCCTAGGATACT AGATGTCTCGTCAACGGCGATAGAGACTTTGCCGTCCCATGGCCTAGATTCTGTTGTGGAGCTGGTTGCCCGTACAGCCTACGGCCTAAAGAGACTACCCCCTTTCATGGGTCTGGGGACCCTAGAGAAGGCACACCTCACCTACAACAGCCACTGCTGTGCCCTTCTCACCTGGGACACACACAG GGATTCTCCAATCAATGCAGCACGACATAATGGATCTAGGCCTGCGTATTGCGATCACAGTCCGTCTGAAAA GTCTCCAGGTGTTATGGTGGATTCATCCGACACATCCCTACTGGTGGAAATACCTGGAATAACCGAAGATGTTGATTATGAGTCCTACGGGGGTGTGGATTTCCAGTATCCAGAACTAGGGTTATATTGTCAGACCAGACCAACCCTCCAGTGCACACCAGAGGCTGACGCCTTTAACCCGTGTGAAGACATAGCAG GTTTCAGTTTTCTCAGAGTCGCCATCTGGTTCATCAACATCCTGGCGATCGCCGGCAACCTGACggtcctcctcatcttcttcttCAGCAGATGTAAACTCACCGTGCCACGCTTCCTCATGTGTCACCTGGCCTTTGCTGACTTCTGCATCGGTGTCTACCTCCTCATGATTGCCGTAGTTGACCTCCGCACCCGAGGCCACTACAGTGAGCACGCCATCGATTGGCAGACGGGGGCGGATTGTAGTGCGGCGGGCTTCCTGTCTGTGTTCGGTGGGGAGCTGTCGGTGTACACGTTGTCGACTATCACTCTGGAGCGCTGGCATACGATAACTCATGCCTTGCAGCTGGAGAAGAGGCTAGGCCTGGCGCAGGCTGCTGGCATCATGGCTGGAGGGTGGTTGATCTGTCTGGGGATGGCCATGCTCCCCCTGGTGGgggtcagtagctacagcagG GTGAGTATGTGCCTTCCCATGGACATCAAGACTCCTCTGGCCCAGGCCTtcatcctcctgctcctcctcttcaACGTGGGGGCGTTCCTGGTGGTCTGTGTCTGCTACGTTCTCATCTACCTGGCAGTACGGAACCCCCAGTTACCCGGCCGCAGCGCAGACGCCAAGATCGCTAAGCGCATGGCTGTCCTCATCTTCACAGACCTCCTCTGCATGGCGCCCATCTCATTCTTCGCTATATCCGCAGCCTTTAAGGTTCCGCTCATCACTGTCACCAACTCCAAGATACTCCTGGTGCTGTTCTTTCCTATCAATTCCTGTGCCAACCCTTTCCTCTATGCCATCTTTACTAAAGCTTTCAGGAAAGATGTCTATCTGTTACTGAGTAACATGGGCTGCTGCGAGAGTAAAACTAATATGTACCGGATGAAGGCCTATTGCTCTGAGAATGTGGTGAAGAGTCGTTCTGGGAACAAGGGCACTCTGCTTTGTACAACACTAAGGATGGACCCTCTGCCACTGCAGAGCCAACAGCTGAAAGATGATGGAGATTAG
- the lhcgr gene encoding lutropin-choriogonadotropic hormone receptor isoform X1 codes for MWISLLFLLFPSVLLFFGFGCRCTSSFVCPGICRCSFNTITCNNITEKSVPMSERGPRLVLNHLSMNAIASHSFDGLRRVQHIEIGQSVALETIETLAFNNLLDLNEIFIKNTRSLVHIARRTFNNLPKLRYLSISNTGITVFPDMTSIHSLEPWNQNFVLDICDNLYLLTIPENAFVGMTTEYTAMNLFNNGIREIQDYAFNGTKINKLVLKNNRNLRVIHREAFKGAVGPRILCRNQLHILERHAVHTLDVSSTAIETLPSHGLDSVVELVARTAYGLKRLPPFMGLGTLEKAHLTYNSHCCALLTWDTHRDSPINAARHNGSRPAYCDHSPSEKSPGVMVDSSDTSLLVEIPGITEDVDYESYGGVDFQYPELGLYCQTRPTLQCTPEADAFNPCEDIAGFSFLRVAIWFINILAIAGNLTVLLIFFFSRCKLTVPRFLMCHLAFADFCIGVYLLMIAVVDLRTRGHYSEHAIDWQTGADCSAAGFLSVFGGELSVYTLSTITLERWHTITHALQLEKRLGLAQAAGIMAGGWLICLGMAMLPLVGVSSYSRVSMCLPMDIKTPLAQAFILLLLLFNVGAFLVVCVCYVLIYLAVRNPQLPGRSADAKIAKRMAVLIFTDLLCMAPISFFAISAAFKVPLITVTNSKILLVLFFPINSCANPFLYAIFTKAFRKDVYLLLSNMGCCESKTNMYRMKAYCSENVVKSRSGNKGTLLCTTLRMDPLPLQSQQLKDDGD; via the exons ATGAACGCTATAGCCAGCCACTCCTTTGACGGTCTGAGAAGAGTCCAGCATAT AGAAATTGGTCAAAGTGTCGCCTTGGAAACCATAGAGACCCTTGCGTTCAACAACCTTCTGGACCTCAATGAAAT CTTCATTAAGAACACACGGAGCCTGGTGCACATCGCTCGAAGGACGTTCAACAACCTTCCTAAGCTGCGTTATCT GAGTATATCCAACACTGGGATAACAGTGTTCCCTGACATGACTTCTATCCATTCTCTGGAACCTTGGAACCAAAATTTTGTCTT GGATATCTGTGACAATCTCTATCTTCTGACAATACCAGAAAATGCTTTCGTTGGCATGACAACTGAATATACTGCAAT GAACCTGTTCAACAACGGCATTAGAGAAATACAAGACTATGCCTTTAATGGGACCAAGATAAATAAATT GGTTTTAAAGAATAACCGAAACCTCAGAGTGATCCATAGGGAAGCTTTTAAAGGAGCGGTGGGCCCTAGGATACT CTGCAGGAATCAACTACACATACTAGAAAGGCATGCAGTACACACACT AGATGTCTCGTCAACGGCGATAGAGACTTTGCCGTCCCATGGCCTAGATTCTGTTGTGGAGCTGGTTGCCCGTACAGCCTACGGCCTAAAGAGACTACCCCCTTTCATGGGTCTGGGGACCCTAGAGAAGGCACACCTCACCTACAACAGCCACTGCTGTGCCCTTCTCACCTGGGACACACACAG GGATTCTCCAATCAATGCAGCACGACATAATGGATCTAGGCCTGCGTATTGCGATCACAGTCCGTCTGAAAA GTCTCCAGGTGTTATGGTGGATTCATCCGACACATCCCTACTGGTGGAAATACCTGGAATAACCGAAGATGTTGATTATGAGTCCTACGGGGGTGTGGATTTCCAGTATCCAGAACTAGGGTTATATTGTCAGACCAGACCAACCCTCCAGTGCACACCAGAGGCTGACGCCTTTAACCCGTGTGAAGACATAGCAG GTTTCAGTTTTCTCAGAGTCGCCATCTGGTTCATCAACATCCTGGCGATCGCCGGCAACCTGACggtcctcctcatcttcttcttCAGCAGATGTAAACTCACCGTGCCACGCTTCCTCATGTGTCACCTGGCCTTTGCTGACTTCTGCATCGGTGTCTACCTCCTCATGATTGCCGTAGTTGACCTCCGCACCCGAGGCCACTACAGTGAGCACGCCATCGATTGGCAGACGGGGGCGGATTGTAGTGCGGCGGGCTTCCTGTCTGTGTTCGGTGGGGAGCTGTCGGTGTACACGTTGTCGACTATCACTCTGGAGCGCTGGCATACGATAACTCATGCCTTGCAGCTGGAGAAGAGGCTAGGCCTGGCGCAGGCTGCTGGCATCATGGCTGGAGGGTGGTTGATCTGTCTGGGGATGGCCATGCTCCCCCTGGTGGgggtcagtagctacagcagG GTGAGTATGTGCCTTCCCATGGACATCAAGACTCCTCTGGCCCAGGCCTtcatcctcctgctcctcctcttcaACGTGGGGGCGTTCCTGGTGGTCTGTGTCTGCTACGTTCTCATCTACCTGGCAGTACGGAACCCCCAGTTACCCGGCCGCAGCGCAGACGCCAAGATCGCTAAGCGCATGGCTGTCCTCATCTTCACAGACCTCCTCTGCATGGCGCCCATCTCATTCTTCGCTATATCCGCAGCCTTTAAGGTTCCGCTCATCACTGTCACCAACTCCAAGATACTCCTGGTGCTGTTCTTTCCTATCAATTCCTGTGCCAACCCTTTCCTCTATGCCATCTTTACTAAAGCTTTCAGGAAAGATGTCTATCTGTTACTGAGTAACATGGGCTGCTGCGAGAGTAAAACTAATATGTACCGGATGAAGGCCTATTGCTCTGAGAATGTGGTGAAGAGTCGTTCTGGGAACAAGGGCACTCTGCTTTGTACAACACTAAGGATGGACCCTCTGCCACTGCAGAGCCAACAGCTGAAAGATGATGGAGATTAG